Genomic DNA from Candidatus Brocadiaceae bacterium:
TTCGCGCCCGAAGTCCTTGAGAGACGACAGAACCATGGCGTCCATCCAGAAGGGGTCCCTGCGGATCTGATCGCGCAGGACGACGCCGGACGGTTCGGTCAGGGTCCGCCTGGCACTGGCCAGGCTGCGGGCTATCGCCTCGGGCGTCAGTCGCTCCTCGAGTGCGGCCAGTTGCTCCCCCGACATCAGGCGTGAGCGGTGGGAGGCCAGGACCTCCATCGCGTCCAGGAAGTCCCTGCGGTCCGTGCGGTAGCGCACGCTCTCGACCAGCGGGATCGTCAGCAGATGCTCGTGCAACGCATCCGCCGCCGCGACCGCCAGGGCCTCGGCGTCCGCGCCGCCGATGTCCGCGGCCGCGGCATCGGCGGCCGCGATGTCGACATACAGGGCGTCCATCGCGCCGAAGCCGGTCACGACCGTCAGGTAGTCCCGCACCACGCTGTCGTTGTCGGGAAGCGCCACCGCAATGTCCTCGGTGAACCGCAGGCGCGCCGTGAACAACAGGCTGAGCGCAAAGACGATCACGGCGGCCCCTATGGCGGCGAAGCGCCCGGTTCGGCGGCTCATTGCGGGCCCCTCCGCCATGGCCGCATGACCGTCCTGGCGATGGCGTAGACAAATCCGGACGCTGCCAGCCCCGCGACCGTCGCCAGGATGACGCTCCCCACGAGGTAGTCGAGGGCATGGCTTCCCATCGTCGCCCGGTCCAGGCCGGCCGGCGACAGAGAACAGTCAACCTGGCCGGTCAACGCGAAACGACCGATCAGGATGCTGGCGAAGACGATGAACGGAATCGCGCCGGGGAAGGAGACGCACGTGCCCGCCAGAACCAGCGGTTTGTTCAGCCGCAACTTGTGGGCCGCCACGACGGCGGCGGCGCCCTGCAGGCCCCATATGGGGAGGATGCCGAAGAAGACGCCGACACCCACGCACAGCGCAAGCCGCCGGGCGGACGTTGTCTCGCGCCGAACCGCCTCACGGATCGCGTCCCAGGTCAGCTTCAGCCGGGGCCCGTGCCGGAAGTACGTCTGCGAGTACGCCGAACGCAGGTTCGCGGGCATGAAGAGCCGCTGGCTCAGCAGGCAGCCGTTCAGGTGCACAAGGCACAAGGTGTCCAGGAGCGACCGACGATCGGCCGGGCGCCCGGAACGGGAGGGGGCGCCGACCGGCACGTTCACCACGTGTCCCCCGCACCAGAGGAACCGGATGAGGACCTCCCTCTCGAACTCGTGCCCGCTCGTTCTGAGCCAGAGCTTGCGAACCGCCTCCAGAGGATACGCCCGAAGGCTGCTCTGTGGGTCCCGCACCCACCGGCCGGTGTGCACCCATGCCCAGAAGCGCGCGTGCGTCCGGCGCAGGCGGCCCCAGCCGCTCAGGTCCCGCACGCCGATGGCCAGGGCCTCCGGGTCCGACTCGATGGCGGCCAACAGTTCGCCCAGCTCGGCGCGACCGTACCCGCTGTCCGCCTCCATCGTGATCGCGTGCGTGAAGCCCAACTCGGCGGCACGTTCGAACCCCGCCGCGATCGCCGTGCCCTTCCGGCGGCTCCATGCCTGGGTGAACACCTCGACGCCCGGCACTTCCCGCAGCGCGTCCGCCTCGCCGCCGCAATCCGTGACGGCGATCACGCCGTTCGCCAGTCCCAGCAGGCCCTGCACCTTCTCTTCAAGCGCCGCGCCGCTGCCGTGGGCCAACAGGATCACACACGCGTTGCAGCTCACATGGGCCTGGTTTCCGGTCATCGGTCGTCCCGGGACCGCCTCTGGTCGATGAATACGGCCTTCTTGCGCGATTCGCGGAGGCACTGACGGCCCTGCAGTTCTTCGGCGGACACAATCCGGACCAGCGGCGTCACCTTGAGTTCCCCCTTCAGCGCCTCCCGGATGCGTTCGAGCGCCCCGGCCTCGTCGCCTGTGACGCAGCAGAGCACCTCGAGCTGATCGGCCATGGCCGGCGTCGTCGTCGCCACCATGAGGTAGTCGGCGACCTGCTCCACGCCACTCAGCGCCCTCTGCACGCCCGGGGGGTAGACCGTCGTGCCCTTCAGCTTGAGCATCTGGCCCTTGCGCCCCTGGATGGGCCCGATCCGCGGCGTCAGGCGTCCGCAGGCGCAGGGCTCGCGGATCACGAACGCCATGTCGCCCGTTCGGAACCGCAGCAACGGGAACGCCTCGACCCCCAGGGGCGTCACCACCACCTCCCCGAGCCGGCCGTCCGGCACGGGCCGTCCCTCCTCGTCGAGTATCTCGGCGTACACCAGCTCCGGATGCAGATGCCCCCCCGCGCCGGCGTCGCACTCGCAGAACGAAGTGGCCATCTCCGTCGCAGCGTAGGTCGAATACAGCTTCGCGCCCCACAACTCCGCCAACCGCCTGCCGAGCGGCGTCGGGCGAAGGGCAGCGTCCCGCAGCGACTCCCCGATGCAGACCAGCTTCCGGACGGGCAGCTCCGCCAGTGCCACGCCGACCTCCGTCGCGTAGTCAGCCACCTTCTTGAGGAACGACGGGACGGCGACGACCGCGGTCGCACCCAGTTGCCTGATGGTGTTCAGAAGCATCGCGGGCGACGCCGGCCCGACCCGCACCGTGGCGGCACCCAACTGGCGCAACCCCTCGAAGTACGCGAGGCCGGCCATGAAGCACTTGTCCATCGTGACGCCCAGCACGACGACGTCCTGCGA
This window encodes:
- a CDS encoding DUF2062 domain-containing protein, which codes for MTGNQAHVSCNACVILLAHGSGAALEEKVQGLLGLANGVIAVTDCGGEADALREVPGVEVFTQAWSRRKGTAIAAGFERAAELGFTHAITMEADSGYGRAELGELLAAIESDPEALAIGVRDLSGWGRLRRTHARFWAWVHTGRWVRDPQSSLRAYPLEAVRKLWLRTSGHEFEREVLIRFLWCGGHVVNVPVGAPSRSGRPADRRSLLDTLCLVHLNGCLLSQRLFMPANLRSAYSQTYFRHGPRLKLTWDAIREAVRRETTSARRLALCVGVGVFFGILPIWGLQGAAAVVAAHKLRLNKPLVLAGTCVSFPGAIPFIVFASILIGRFALTGQVDCSLSPAGLDRATMGSHALDYLVGSVILATVAGLAASGFVYAIARTVMRPWRRGPQ
- a CDS encoding phenylacetate--CoA ligase; its protein translation is MIEREVCDERGLRSEDIRRLLDEGVANAAAHAYAHSAFYRDLFDSTGLRPEQVASAEDLSRLVPVTTKDDLSANGRRMWAARPGRIVDIVTTSGTTGEPTPYPMTESDLRRLGYNECLSFICAGLTSQDVVVLGVTMDKCFMAGLAYFEGLRQLGAATVRVGPASPAMLLNTIRQLGATAVVAVPSFLKKVADYATEVGVALAELPVRKLVCIGESLRDAALRPTPLGRRLAELWGAKLYSTYAATEMATSFCECDAGAGGHLHPELVYAEILDEEGRPVPDGRLGEVVVTPLGVEAFPLLRFRTGDMAFVIREPCACGRLTPRIGPIQGRKGQMLKLKGTTVYPPGVQRALSGVEQVADYLMVATTTPAMADQLEVLCCVTGDEAGALERIREALKGELKVTPLVRIVSAEELQGRQCLRESRKKAVFIDQRRSRDDR